One window from the genome of Cryobacterium sp. GrIS_2_6 encodes:
- a CDS encoding NtaA/DmoA family FMN-dependent monooxygenase (This protein belongs to a clade of FMN-dependent monooxygenases, within a broader family of flavin-dependent oxidoreductases, the luciferase-like monooxygenase (LMM) family, some of whose members use coenzyme F420 rather than FMN.) — MTTTASTTVRPTARDAAGRPLRQVHLAAHFPGVNNTSVWSDGKAESQIAFSSFRYFAQNAERGKFDFLFLAEGLRLREQKGLIHDLDVVGRPNTLAIPAGIAAVTEHIGLVGTLSSTFNEPYELARQLASLDLLSGGRAGWNIVTTSDAFHGENFRRGGFLDPKDRYVRAEEFVAVARALWDGWAPGALSANKDTGEFLSADALTAVDHHGQQFDVNGFGTLPRSPQGHPVIVQAGDSADGRDFASANAEVIFSLHSEFTDGQRFFRDVKGRLPAVGRHPDSLKILPAAAFILGDTEAEARVRSREVALLQVSPQAAISFLEQLWGTDLGGYDPDGPLPEIDPVLADEGVTRGRVRHVADPVAVAKSWRGLAEAEGLSIRDLVIRFAAKHTFVGTPVQVAEEINRHVQEEASDGFVIVGHTNPTGLDEFVDRVIPELQERGVYRTEYEPGTTLRETLGLTQ; from the coding sequence ATGACCACGACCGCCAGCACAACCGTCCGCCCGACCGCCAGGGACGCCGCCGGGCGCCCGCTCCGGCAGGTGCACCTCGCCGCGCACTTCCCAGGAGTGAACAACACCTCGGTCTGGAGTGACGGCAAGGCTGAAAGCCAGATCGCGTTCTCCTCCTTCCGGTACTTCGCGCAGAATGCCGAGCGCGGCAAGTTCGACTTCCTCTTCCTCGCAGAGGGGCTCAGGCTGCGGGAACAGAAGGGACTCATCCATGACCTCGACGTCGTCGGTCGACCCAACACCCTCGCGATCCCGGCCGGGATCGCCGCCGTGACCGAACACATTGGCCTCGTCGGCACCCTCAGCTCAACCTTCAACGAACCGTACGAACTTGCCAGGCAGCTCGCGAGCCTCGACCTGCTGAGCGGGGGGCGGGCCGGCTGGAACATCGTCACAACCTCCGATGCCTTCCACGGCGAGAACTTCCGTCGCGGCGGTTTCCTCGACCCGAAGGACCGCTACGTGCGCGCCGAGGAGTTCGTCGCTGTCGCGCGCGCGCTGTGGGATGGTTGGGCGCCCGGGGCCCTCTCCGCGAACAAGGACACGGGGGAGTTCCTCTCCGCCGATGCGCTCACGGCGGTCGATCACCACGGCCAGCAGTTCGACGTGAACGGCTTCGGCACCTTGCCGCGCAGCCCACAGGGCCACCCGGTGATCGTGCAGGCCGGAGACTCTGCCGACGGCCGTGACTTCGCGTCGGCGAACGCGGAAGTGATCTTCTCCCTGCATTCCGAATTCACGGACGGCCAGCGGTTCTTCCGCGATGTGAAGGGCCGCCTGCCGGCCGTCGGCCGCCATCCCGACTCTCTCAAGATCCTGCCGGCCGCGGCCTTCATCCTCGGCGATACCGAGGCCGAGGCGCGGGTACGCTCCCGCGAGGTAGCACTCCTGCAGGTGAGCCCGCAGGCCGCGATCTCGTTCCTCGAGCAGCTCTGGGGCACCGACCTGGGCGGCTACGACCCGGATGGCCCCCTGCCGGAGATCGACCCCGTCCTCGCCGACGAGGGCGTCACCCGCGGCCGGGTGCGCCATGTCGCTGACCCGGTTGCGGTCGCGAAGTCCTGGCGCGGCCTCGCGGAGGCCGAAGGGCTGAGCATCCGTGACCTGGTCATCCGCTTCGCCGCGAAGCACACCTTCGTCGGCACGCCGGTGCAGGTCGCCGAGGAGATCAACCGGCACGTTCAGGAGGAGGCTTCAGACGGCTTCGTCATCGTCGGCCACACGAATCCGACGGGCCTCGACGAGTTCGTCGACCGGGTCATCCCTGAGCTTCAGGAGCGCGGCGTCTACCGCACCGAGTATGAACCAGGCACGACCCTGCGCGAGACGCTGGGCCTCACGCAGTAG
- a CDS encoding LLM class flavin-dependent oxidoreductase, producing the protein MTSSLYLGIALDGAGWHPSAWREPDARPADLFHLDYWVALVRAAEAAGIDLVTIEDSFGLQSSGYGGIDPRRDEVRGRLDALLLATSIAPHTSTIGLVPTITTTHTEPFHVATGVQTLDYVSGGRAGWRVQVSGRAHEAAHVGRRTLPRPPQGQPLVYALAHQKVLYELAVAGADIVGVTPHDDAHLEAILGHLETAAREVSRGAGEPLRVWSEISVLIEETADAAQAALARLNATHGEPWTSDTVILADTAEVVAAQLLHWHLLGIDGVRLRPARLPEDLTAITERVVPLLRSARVLDRPDGAATLRARLGFGRPENRYATPAEPDPAADSTFELDLTGSIR; encoded by the coding sequence ATGACATCGTCGCTGTACCTGGGAATCGCACTCGACGGCGCCGGCTGGCACCCGTCGGCCTGGCGCGAGCCGGACGCCCGCCCCGCAGACCTGTTCCACCTCGACTACTGGGTCGCCCTCGTGCGTGCCGCCGAGGCCGCTGGCATCGACCTGGTCACGATCGAGGATTCCTTCGGCCTCCAGAGCTCGGGCTACGGCGGAATCGACCCACGCCGCGACGAGGTGCGCGGTCGACTGGACGCGCTTCTGCTCGCGACATCGATCGCGCCGCACACGAGCACGATCGGCCTCGTGCCGACGATCACCACGACGCATACCGAACCGTTCCACGTGGCGACGGGAGTGCAGACCCTCGACTACGTGAGCGGAGGCCGGGCGGGCTGGCGCGTGCAGGTCTCCGGACGCGCCCATGAGGCCGCGCATGTCGGCCGGCGCACGCTTCCGCGCCCGCCGCAGGGTCAGCCGCTCGTCTACGCGCTCGCCCACCAGAAGGTCCTGTACGAACTCGCCGTTGCCGGCGCCGACATCGTCGGCGTCACCCCGCACGACGACGCGCACCTTGAGGCCATCCTCGGGCACCTTGAGACGGCAGCCCGTGAGGTGTCGCGCGGGGCAGGCGAACCGCTGCGGGTCTGGAGCGAGATCTCGGTCCTGATCGAGGAGACGGCGGATGCGGCCCAGGCGGCCCTCGCCCGGCTCAACGCCACCCACGGGGAACCCTGGACCTCGGATACCGTCATCCTCGCCGACACCGCTGAAGTCGTTGCCGCCCAGCTCCTGCACTGGCACTTGCTCGGCATCGACGGCGTTCGGCTGCGCCCGGCCCGGCTTCCGGAAGACCTCACGGCGATCACCGAGCGCGTCGTTCCCCTGCTGCGTTCCGCGCGTGTCCTCGACCGGCCGGACGGAGCGGCCACGCTCCGCGCCCGGCTCGGATTCGGTCGCCCGGAGAACCGTTACGCGACCCCTGCCGAACCCGACCCCGCCGCAGACTCCACCTTCGAGCTCGACCTGACCGGAAGCATCCGCTGA
- a CDS encoding shikimate dehydrogenase: MPEPVFPAGRRRLAVLGSPIGHSRSPVLHTTAYTLLGLPFDYSRAEVGSGELTSWLASLDDSWLGLSLTMPLKREVIPLLDTTSSLVDDLGVANTVLFTTDNGRRRLHGFNTDVDGIVRTVSTLDSARPSSAAILGGGATAASALYAAHALGAGEITVYLRDPARATDLSALGDRLGVPVRVRRLDGLDPADPLSFVISTLPGGVADGLDLRPLDAGSILFDVAYDPWPSPIAEGWGAAGGVVFSGLDMLVEQAISQVRIFAGGEQDEPLPGEAGIRAAMRSAVGLAPAHSPAGGEAS; this comes from the coding sequence GTGCCTGAACCCGTTTTCCCGGCGGGCCGCCGCCGCCTCGCGGTGCTGGGGTCTCCCATCGGGCATTCGCGCTCGCCCGTGCTGCACACGACGGCGTACACCCTGCTCGGTCTCCCGTTCGACTATTCCCGGGCCGAGGTCGGCTCGGGCGAGCTGACCTCGTGGCTCGCCTCCCTCGACGACAGCTGGCTCGGGCTCAGCCTCACCATGCCGCTCAAACGCGAGGTCATCCCGCTGCTCGACACGACCTCGTCGCTCGTCGACGACCTCGGCGTCGCGAACACTGTGCTGTTCACGACCGACAATGGCAGGCGCCGGTTGCACGGCTTCAACACCGACGTCGACGGCATCGTCCGTACGGTTTCGACGCTGGACTCTGCTCGACCCTCCTCTGCTGCGATCCTCGGCGGTGGTGCGACGGCAGCCTCGGCACTCTACGCGGCTCACGCGCTCGGCGCGGGGGAGATCACGGTCTACCTGCGGGATCCCGCCAGGGCCACCGACCTGTCGGCACTCGGCGACCGGCTCGGGGTCCCCGTGCGGGTTCGGCGGCTCGACGGGCTCGACCCGGCCGACCCGCTCTCCTTCGTGATCAGCACGCTTCCAGGCGGGGTTGCGGACGGCCTCGACCTCCGGCCCCTGGATGCCGGTTCCATCCTCTTCGACGTGGCATACGACCCGTGGCCGAGCCCGATCGCGGAGGGCTGGGGTGCCGCAGGCGGCGTCGTCTTCAGCGGGCTCGACATGCTCGTCGAGCAGGCGATCAGCCAGGTGCGCATCTTCGCCGGCGGGGAACAGGACGAACCCCTGCCCGGTGAGGCGGGCATCCGCGCTGCCATGCGGTCGGCCGTCGGCCTTGCGCCTGCCCACTCCCCGGCAGGGGGAGAGGCCTCATGA
- a CDS encoding LLM class flavin-dependent oxidoreductase has translation MQFGIFSVGDLTTDPTTGRTPTEQERIKAILTIAQKVEEVGLDVFATGEHHNPPFVPSSPTTMLGYIAAKTERIILSTATTLITTSDPVKIAEDFAMLQHVADGRVDLTLGRGNTGPVYPWFGQDIRQGIPLALENYALLRRLWAEEFVDWEGQFRTPLQGFQSTPRPLDGVAPFVWHGSIRTPEIAEQAAFYGDGFFANHIFWPASHTAKMVGFYRQRFEHYGHGTAEQAIVGLGGQVFMRKNSQDAVKEFRPYFDNAPVYGHGPSLEEFTSQTPLTVGSPQEVIDRTLGFRDYVGDYQRQLFLMDHAGLPLKSVLEQLDLLGEEVVPVLRREFAKNRPATVPDAPTHASLVAAAAAAPVGASVGAPAEVA, from the coding sequence ATGCAGTTCGGAATCTTTTCGGTCGGGGACCTGACAACCGACCCGACCACCGGCCGTACCCCGACCGAGCAGGAGCGCATCAAGGCGATCCTGACGATCGCCCAGAAGGTCGAGGAAGTCGGACTCGACGTCTTTGCAACCGGTGAGCACCACAATCCGCCCTTCGTTCCCTCGAGCCCGACCACGATGCTCGGCTACATCGCGGCCAAGACAGAGCGCATCATCCTCTCCACGGCGACGACCCTGATCACGACGAGTGACCCGGTCAAGATCGCCGAAGACTTCGCGATGCTCCAGCATGTCGCCGACGGCCGGGTAGATCTCACCCTTGGCCGCGGCAACACCGGCCCGGTCTACCCGTGGTTCGGCCAGGACATCCGCCAGGGCATTCCCCTCGCGCTCGAGAACTACGCGCTCCTGCGCCGGCTCTGGGCTGAGGAATTCGTGGACTGGGAGGGCCAGTTCCGCACCCCGCTGCAGGGCTTCCAGTCGACGCCTCGCCCCCTGGACGGCGTCGCGCCGTTCGTCTGGCACGGCAGCATCCGCACCCCGGAGATCGCCGAGCAGGCCGCGTTCTACGGCGACGGTTTCTTCGCCAACCACATCTTCTGGCCGGCCTCGCACACCGCGAAGATGGTCGGTTTCTATCGCCAGCGCTTCGAGCACTACGGCCACGGCACCGCCGAGCAGGCGATCGTCGGACTCGGCGGCCAGGTCTTCATGCGCAAGAACTCGCAGGACGCCGTGAAGGAGTTCCGCCCGTACTTCGACAACGCGCCCGTGTACGGCCACGGCCCGAGCCTCGAGGAGTTCACCTCGCAGACGCCGCTCACCGTCGGCAGCCCGCAGGAAGTCATCGACCGCACGCTCGGCTTCCGGGATTACGTGGGCGACTACCAGCGCCAGCTGTTTCTGATGGATCACGCCGGACTGCCGCTCAAGAGCGTGCTCGAACAGCTCGATCTGCTCGGTGAAGAGGTCGTGCCCGTGCTGCGCCGCGAATTCGCGAAGAACCGTCCGGCAACGGTTCCGGACGCCCCGACCCACGCGTCGCTCGTCGCTGCGGCTGCCGCGGCTCCCGTCGGCGCATCCGTCGGCGCTCCGGCAGAGGTGGCCTAG
- a CDS encoding DUF222 domain-containing protein has product MAGASDPQSHTPQTPRSGADGDQPTVGVESAHPVAVAVGFEGAEGLAGSVPSVHADAVARLAEARSALADALSAIPVGLLSDAEAVTTLKEVEAIGRTVDAARVNTATDVDRRARVLGREGLAWKMGCRGPWDVLTRVTRVSGREVKRRIKLGDAVLPRRAGLAVLPPLFPVVGAALTAGDIGVEAAELIITGLGSVSHRAVPAEVEVAERALVATAAGWITPETEVLAGAGVPAATDLIRGMVVQWQAILDPDGVLPQEDVFEAKSNIGFGQLKNGLYPVKGGVTPELFGVMNTLFDAFLSFHARPAFPTAEEQALMDSGQLIPGAETADGETDTGPDLDVIEAELRERRADTRTGGEKRADILQALFEHAARDTDTPSMGGSAPTVMVHVNAADLASGVGVGWIDGVEAPVSLKTVRQRICDGGFQGVLFGANNQVLKLGPERRYFNRAQRRAITARDGGCIIPGCKAPAHWAEVHHVKPWATGGPTNVDNGVLLCWFHHHTIDTSGWEIRMVKGSPQVRAPGLIDPHRLWRPPNRHRAHQVLTGPPRRD; this is encoded by the coding sequence ATGGCAGGAGCTTCAGATCCCCAGTCACACACCCCGCAGACACCCCGTTCCGGGGCCGATGGGGATCAGCCCACCGTGGGTGTCGAGTCGGCCCATCCCGTGGCGGTTGCCGTGGGTTTCGAGGGCGCTGAAGGTCTGGCCGGGTCGGTTCCGTCGGTTCATGCGGATGCTGTCGCCCGGCTCGCCGAGGCGCGTTCGGCTCTCGCAGACGCACTGTCGGCCATCCCAGTGGGGTTGCTCAGTGACGCGGAAGCGGTCACGACACTCAAGGAAGTGGAGGCTATCGGGCGGACGGTGGATGCGGCCCGGGTGAATACCGCGACGGATGTGGACCGGCGGGCGCGGGTGCTGGGCCGGGAGGGCCTGGCGTGGAAGATGGGTTGCCGGGGCCCGTGGGATGTGTTGACCCGGGTGACGCGGGTGTCGGGGCGGGAAGTGAAGCGGCGCATCAAGCTCGGGGACGCGGTGTTGCCCCGCCGGGCGGGGTTGGCGGTGTTGCCGCCGTTGTTCCCGGTGGTGGGGGCCGCGTTGACCGCGGGGGACATCGGGGTGGAAGCGGCCGAGCTGATCATCACGGGGCTCGGGTCGGTCAGTCACCGGGCGGTCCCGGCGGAGGTGGAGGTCGCCGAGCGTGCCCTGGTCGCCACGGCGGCCGGGTGGATCACCCCGGAGACCGAGGTCCTCGCCGGCGCCGGGGTGCCTGCGGCGACGGACCTGATCCGGGGCATGGTGGTGCAGTGGCAGGCCATCCTCGACCCCGACGGGGTGCTCCCGCAGGAGGACGTGTTCGAGGCGAAGTCGAACATCGGCTTCGGACAACTCAAGAACGGCTTGTACCCGGTCAAGGGCGGGGTGACACCGGAATTGTTCGGGGTGATGAACACCCTCTTCGACGCCTTCCTGAGTTTCCACGCCCGCCCGGCGTTCCCCACCGCCGAGGAACAGGCGCTGATGGATTCGGGGCAGTTGATTCCCGGCGCCGAGACTGCGGACGGCGAGACCGACACGGGCCCGGATCTTGACGTGATCGAGGCGGAGCTGCGGGAGCGGCGCGCGGACACCCGCACGGGCGGGGAGAAACGCGCTGACATCCTGCAGGCGTTGTTCGAACACGCGGCCCGGGACACGGACACGCCCAGCATGGGCGGGTCGGCGCCGACGGTGATGGTGCACGTGAACGCGGCCGACCTCGCCTCCGGGGTCGGGGTCGGGTGGATCGACGGGGTCGAAGCCCCGGTGTCTTTGAAGACGGTGCGTCAGCGGATCTGTGACGGTGGCTTCCAAGGGGTCCTGTTCGGGGCGAACAACCAAGTGCTCAAGCTCGGTCCGGAACGGCGTTACTTCAACCGGGCCCAACGCCGGGCGATCACCGCCCGGGACGGCGGGTGCATCATCCCCGGGTGCAAGGCCCCGGCGCACTGGGCCGAGGTCCACCATGTGAAGCCGTGGGCCACCGGCGGCCCAACGAACGTGGACAACGGGGTGCTCCTGTGCTGGTTCCACCACCACACCATCGACACCTCGGGGTGGGAGATCCGCATGGTGAAAGGATCACCGCAAGTGCGGGCCCCCGGACTCATCGACCCGCACCGGCTCTGGCGGCCACCGAACCGACACCGCGCCCACCAGGTCCTCACCGGACCACCCAGACGCGACTGA
- a CDS encoding FMN reductase yields MSERTRTIAVVTAGLSQPSSTRMLADRLAEATSARLAERVIPTEVRIFELRDVALDVMNNMLTGFPSPKLDAVIEAVTGADGLIAVTPIFTTSASGLFKSFFDVIDNRSLTDMPTVIAATAGTARHSLALDYAIRPMFTYLHAVVATTAVFAASEDWGSGADTVKTLPDRIDRAAGELAALIAASDRSNSVRDPFTIDASFSPTGGFQPSI; encoded by the coding sequence ATGTCGGAACGCACCCGTACCATTGCGGTCGTCACCGCAGGCCTCAGCCAGCCGTCCTCCACGAGGATGCTCGCCGACCGTCTCGCGGAGGCGACCTCCGCCCGACTGGCCGAAAGGGTCATCCCCACCGAGGTCAGGATCTTCGAACTGCGCGATGTCGCCCTCGACGTGATGAACAACATGCTCACCGGGTTCCCGAGCCCGAAGCTCGATGCGGTGATCGAAGCCGTGACCGGCGCGGACGGGCTCATCGCCGTCACCCCGATCTTCACGACCAGCGCGAGCGGCCTGTTCAAGTCGTTCTTCGACGTCATCGACAACCGGTCGTTGACCGACATGCCGACGGTCATCGCAGCGACGGCGGGCACCGCACGCCATTCCCTGGCCCTCGACTACGCCATCCGCCCGATGTTCACCTACCTGCACGCCGTCGTCGCCACAACCGCGGTGTTCGCCGCATCGGAGGACTGGGGAAGCGGCGCGGACACGGTCAAGACGCTGCCCGACCGCATCGACAGGGCGGCCGGGGAACTCGCGGCTCTCATCGCGGCATCGGATCGCTCGAATTCCGTGCGCGACCCGTTCACGATCGACGCGTCCTTCAGTCCGACGGGCGGCTTCCAGCCCTCGATCTGA
- a CDS encoding Gfo/Idh/MocA family oxidoreductase has translation MLRIGILGAAGIAPSAIIRPARRRTDVVIAAVASRRASAAVAYAQKHGIERSYGDYHALLADPEIDLVYVALPPSEHAAWSIAALEAGKDVLCEKPFAMNAVQAGLMRQAAAETGQRLIEAFHDRYHPLSLELDAIVASGRLGDVVSLRGEFSGSNPFDPTSIRHIPALGGGSLMDLGCYPLHWVRALTGEEPLVTSAVATLNPLGADMSMDAALMFPSGVTARVSSSMIAGTPLNTSFDIVGTKGTVHVDNMVFPSRGHSIREVSRGIERWLTVRGNETYDHQLDAVARGLASGESLLTEGYDSVANMAAIDAIYAAAGIERAVG, from the coding sequence ATGCTCAGGATCGGAATCCTCGGTGCCGCCGGCATCGCGCCGTCCGCGATCATCCGACCCGCCCGGCGACGCACCGATGTCGTGATCGCCGCGGTCGCCTCGCGCCGGGCATCCGCTGCCGTAGCCTATGCCCAGAAACACGGCATCGAACGCTCATACGGTGACTACCACGCACTCCTTGCGGACCCGGAGATCGACCTCGTCTATGTCGCGCTGCCGCCCTCGGAGCACGCTGCGTGGTCGATTGCAGCACTCGAGGCAGGCAAGGACGTGCTGTGCGAAAAGCCCTTCGCGATGAACGCTGTCCAGGCCGGGCTGATGCGCCAGGCGGCCGCAGAGACCGGGCAGCGTCTCATCGAGGCGTTCCACGACCGCTATCACCCGCTCAGCCTCGAGCTCGACGCCATTGTTGCGTCCGGCCGGCTCGGCGACGTCGTGTCCCTGCGCGGCGAATTCTCCGGCAGCAATCCCTTCGACCCGACATCGATCCGGCACATCCCGGCCCTCGGTGGTGGTTCGTTGATGGACCTCGGGTGCTACCCGTTGCACTGGGTGCGGGCCCTCACCGGTGAGGAACCCCTCGTCACGAGCGCCGTCGCCACCCTGAACCCGCTGGGGGCCGACATGAGCATGGATGCCGCGCTGATGTTCCCCTCCGGCGTCACCGCCCGGGTCTCCTCGAGCATGATCGCGGGCACTCCCCTCAACACCTCGTTCGATATCGTCGGGACAAAGGGCACCGTGCACGTGGACAACATGGTCTTCCCGTCCCGCGGCCACAGCATCCGCGAAGTCAGCCGGGGAATCGAACGCTGGCTCACCGTGCGCGGCAACGAGACCTACGATCACCAGCTCGATGCGGTCGCGCGCGGCCTTGCGAGCGGCGAGTCGCTCCTCACCGAGGGGTACGATTCGGTCGCCAATATGGCGGCCATCGATGCCATCTACGCCGCGGCGGGGATCGAACGCGCCGTCGGGTAG
- the aroD gene encoding type I 3-dehydroquinate dehydratase has protein sequence MTGATARPTLRMRSIVLGEGRPQICVPLVGATIADLAAAASGLIAGDYDLVELRIDFFSEWDTPAAVREAIVTLRAALPDDVPLIFTFRTKREGGQRDILPEAYADLLGLAIAAGVDAVDVELFTERSCLLRIVSAAHEAGVIVVMSSHDFESTPPRAEILARFAEQQALGADVLKLAVMPSSPRDVLTLMDATAEFVAEQARRPVIAMSMGGLGVVSRLAGEAFGSCVTFGSVGASSAPGQIEARELRAVLDLVHGAQWPAC, from the coding sequence ATGACCGGCGCGACGGCGCGGCCAACCCTGCGGATGCGCTCAATCGTGCTCGGCGAGGGCAGGCCGCAGATCTGCGTTCCTCTGGTCGGGGCGACGATCGCCGACCTCGCGGCGGCCGCCTCCGGGCTCATCGCCGGGGACTATGACCTCGTCGAACTCCGGATCGACTTCTTCTCCGAATGGGATACCCCAGCGGCCGTCCGGGAAGCGATCGTCACCCTGCGTGCGGCTCTTCCGGATGACGTCCCGCTGATCTTCACTTTCCGCACGAAACGGGAAGGCGGGCAGCGGGACATCCTCCCGGAGGCCTACGCCGACCTGCTCGGGCTGGCGATCGCCGCCGGGGTCGATGCGGTCGACGTCGAACTCTTCACCGAGCGGTCGTGCCTGCTCCGCATCGTGAGCGCGGCCCACGAGGCGGGCGTCATCGTCGTGATGTCCTCGCATGACTTCGAGTCCACGCCGCCGCGGGCCGAGATCCTCGCACGCTTCGCGGAGCAGCAGGCACTCGGGGCGGATGTGCTCAAGCTCGCGGTGATGCCGTCGAGCCCGCGCGATGTCCTCACCCTGATGGACGCGACCGCCGAGTTCGTCGCCGAGCAGGCCCGGCGCCCGGTGATCGCGATGTCCATGGGGGGACTCGGCGTGGTGTCGAGGTTGGCCGGAGAGGCCTTCGGTTCCTGTGTCACCTTCGGTTCCGTCGGAGCCTCGAGCGCTCCGGGCCAGATCGAGGCCCGCGAGTTGCGGGCCGTCCTGGACCTGGTGCACGGAGCCCAGTGGCCGGCCTGCTGA